A genomic region of Catalinimonas niigatensis contains the following coding sequences:
- a CDS encoding DUF5682 family protein yields the protein MSISYLGIRHHGPGSARSLRDFLETHQPDILLVEGPPEAEALLKLAADPAMKPPVALLTYVQDNPQQAVFHPFAEYSPEWQAILYAQQQGLPFRFIDLPMAHKLAFSDKTEEGNEPSSQEKPIPAEHPIAYLAEAAGYSDAEIWWETTFERRMEADDSFEAVNEAIVALREAFPETRKVDLYREAYMRLAIRKAEKEDFQNIAVICGAWHVPALQQTATQREDKLLLKGLAKVKVDCTWIPWTYSRLTFASGYGAGVASPGWYHHLWKKQQDITESWLSKVARVFRKEGLDISVSHVIEAVRLSEMMASMRNLPHPGLQELNEAIVSVLCFGDEKLLTLIQKELIVSNRIGKVPAEAPAVPLQHDFQKQQKSLRLPAQDEDKAYVLDLRKPNDLERSKLLHRLHLLHIEWGRQEYVSGKGTFKEQWRVRWYPEMMIQLIEMGIWGNTVELAASAYMVDRMKKATALSELSALLEEAIPAELPEVIHQLMDSINEAAAVSGDVLELMKATTPLAQVSRYGSVRQSDLSLLSRIVESMVSRICISLPNACSSLDDEAAEEMFSQLTAVHESIQLLQLEDTQKDWQQTLIQLAEGSQTNALIAGKACRLLHDAQHYSEDEVARKFSLALSVAQEPRFTAAWLEGFLKGSGTILLLDDGLWNILNNWVASLEDEVFVELLPLLRRNFSTFSSIERRKLGEKAKHHGSAGSSAKVEQVIAIDEQRGKQAMQVVAQLLGLK from the coding sequence ATGAGCATTTCATATTTAGGCATACGACATCACGGACCGGGCTCAGCACGTAGCCTCAGGGATTTTCTGGAGACCCATCAGCCGGATATTTTGCTGGTAGAAGGTCCTCCTGAAGCTGAAGCGCTATTGAAGTTAGCTGCCGATCCTGCTATGAAACCTCCGGTAGCTCTGCTCACCTATGTACAGGACAATCCCCAGCAGGCGGTGTTTCACCCTTTTGCGGAATATTCACCGGAGTGGCAGGCGATACTTTATGCACAGCAACAGGGCTTGCCTTTCAGATTTATTGACCTTCCGATGGCGCATAAACTGGCCTTTTCCGATAAAACGGAAGAAGGGAATGAACCGTCTTCTCAGGAAAAGCCTATTCCGGCCGAGCACCCTATCGCTTATCTGGCGGAAGCTGCGGGCTATTCGGATGCGGAAATCTGGTGGGAGACTACCTTTGAAAGAAGGATGGAAGCCGACGATAGTTTTGAAGCTGTCAATGAAGCCATTGTTGCTTTGCGGGAAGCTTTTCCTGAAACCCGAAAAGTGGATCTATACCGCGAAGCGTACATGCGACTGGCCATCCGTAAAGCTGAGAAAGAAGACTTTCAAAATATAGCGGTCATCTGCGGGGCCTGGCATGTGCCTGCCCTTCAGCAGACCGCTACGCAACGGGAAGATAAACTTCTGCTGAAAGGATTAGCCAAAGTAAAAGTAGACTGCACCTGGATTCCCTGGACCTATAGTCGTCTGACCTTTGCCAGCGGTTACGGTGCCGGAGTGGCCTCTCCAGGCTGGTACCATCATTTGTGGAAAAAGCAGCAGGACATTACCGAAAGCTGGCTCAGCAAAGTAGCCCGTGTATTTCGTAAGGAAGGGTTGGACATCTCCGTATCGCATGTGATTGAAGCAGTACGGTTAAGTGAAATGATGGCAAGCATGCGCAATTTACCTCATCCCGGCCTGCAGGAACTGAACGAAGCTATCGTTTCCGTACTTTGCTTTGGAGATGAAAAGTTGCTGACTTTGATTCAGAAAGAGCTGATCGTCAGCAACAGAATAGGGAAGGTACCTGCTGAAGCGCCTGCTGTGCCTCTACAACATGATTTTCAGAAACAGCAAAAGAGCCTGCGCCTCCCTGCTCAGGACGAAGACAAAGCATATGTGCTTGATTTGCGTAAGCCCAATGACCTGGAACGCAGTAAGCTCCTGCATCGCTTACACCTCTTACACATTGAGTGGGGAAGGCAGGAATATGTATCTGGCAAGGGTACGTTCAAAGAGCAGTGGCGTGTCCGCTGGTATCCTGAGATGATGATCCAGTTGATTGAGATGGGCATATGGGGCAATACGGTGGAACTCGCTGCTTCCGCCTATATGGTAGACCGGATGAAGAAAGCTACCGCACTTTCAGAACTGTCTGCTTTGCTGGAAGAAGCCATTCCCGCAGAGCTGCCTGAAGTAATTCATCAGCTGATGGACAGCATCAATGAGGCCGCGGCAGTGTCAGGAGATGTGCTGGAACTGATGAAAGCCACTACTCCCCTGGCACAGGTAAGCCGCTATGGCAGCGTAAGACAATCAGACCTCTCCTTGTTGAGCCGAATTGTGGAAAGCATGGTCAGCAGGATCTGTATCAGCTTGCCCAACGCCTGTTCTTCTCTGGACGATGAGGCTGCTGAAGAAATGTTCAGCCAGCTAACCGCCGTACACGAAAGTATTCAACTGCTTCAGTTAGAGGATACACAAAAAGATTGGCAGCAGACGCTTATCCAACTTGCAGAAGGCAGCCAGACCAATGCACTTATTGCTGGCAAAGCCTGCCGTCTGCTGCATGATGCACAACATTACAGTGAAGATGAAGTAGCAAGAAAGTTCAGCCTGGCGCTTTCCGTAGCACAGGAACCCCGATTTACAGCGGCCTGGCTGGAAGGCTTTCTTAAAGGTAGCGGCACCATTCTGTTGCTGGATGATGGGCTTTGGAACATTCTCAATAATTGGGTGGCTTCACTGGAGGATGAGGTTTTCGTAGAACTGCTGCCGCTGTTGCGGAGAAACTTCTCTACCTTCTCCTCCATAGAACGCAGAAAACTAGGCGAAAAAGCCAAGCATCACGGATCAGCAGGAAGTAGTGCTAAAGTAGAGCAAGTTATTGCCATAGATGAACAGAGGGGAAAGCAGGCGATGCAAGTCGTAGCACAACTGCTGGGATTGAAATAA
- a CDS encoding VWA domain-containing protein — protein sequence MEDKNLERWRLMLGGDQADGTDVRLSGDLQQMDQVLAALYEGERSGGLGASSPKVSRWLGDIRTYFPKSVVQVMQQDAFKRLNLKSMLMEPEMLELVEPDVHMVANLLSLSRMIPEKTKDTAREVVRKVVEQLMQKLAQPMQQAVTGSLNRAARNRRPRHSEIDWNATILKNLKHYQKDYKTIIPEVRIGYGRKRRSSMKDIILCVDQSGSMATSVVYSGIFGAVMASLPAVSTKMVVFDTAVVDLTEDLQDPVDLLFGVQLGGGTDINLAMGYCQQITTRPADTVLVLITDLYEGGNTEEMRKKILSLAGSGVQIVVLLALNDEGKPYYDHQNAAFLAQHGIPAFACSPDLFPDLMAAALQKLDMALWAANQGISTAQG from the coding sequence ATGGAAGATAAAAATTTAGAAAGATGGCGTCTCATGCTGGGTGGCGATCAGGCGGATGGCACGGATGTTAGGCTGAGCGGTGATCTGCAGCAGATGGATCAGGTGTTGGCGGCACTTTACGAAGGAGAGCGTAGTGGTGGACTGGGAGCCTCTTCGCCTAAAGTAAGTCGCTGGCTGGGTGATATTCGCACCTATTTTCCCAAATCTGTAGTGCAGGTGATGCAGCAGGATGCTTTCAAAAGGCTGAACCTCAAAAGCATGCTGATGGAGCCTGAAATGCTGGAACTGGTGGAACCCGATGTGCATATGGTTGCCAACCTGCTTTCTCTGAGCCGTATGATTCCCGAAAAAACCAAAGACACCGCCCGTGAAGTGGTACGCAAGGTAGTAGAACAACTAATGCAGAAACTCGCCCAGCCTATGCAGCAGGCCGTGACTGGCAGTCTGAATCGTGCAGCACGCAACAGAAGACCACGCCACTCAGAAATTGACTGGAACGCTACCATTCTCAAAAATCTCAAGCATTACCAGAAGGATTACAAAACCATTATCCCTGAGGTAAGGATTGGCTACGGTCGTAAGCGACGGTCTTCTATGAAAGATATCATTCTTTGTGTAGATCAGAGTGGTTCTATGGCTACTTCTGTGGTCTACTCCGGTATTTTTGGCGCAGTGATGGCTTCTTTGCCTGCGGTCAGTACCAAGATGGTGGTGTTTGACACGGCTGTGGTAGACCTGACAGAAGATTTACAGGACCCGGTAGATTTGTTGTTTGGTGTACAACTGGGAGGAGGTACCGATATCAATCTGGCGATGGGCTACTGCCAGCAAATCACCACCCGTCCGGCAGATACAGTGCTGGTGCTGATCACAGACCTCTACGAAGGAGGCAACACGGAAGAGATGCGCAAGAAAATCCTGTCGCTTGCTGGGTCAGGGGTGCAGATTGTCGTACTACTGGCCCTGAATGATGAAGGAAAACCTTATTATGATCATCAGAATGCCGCTTTCCTGGCTCAGCATGGCATTCCTGCCTTTGCCTGCTCTCCAGATCTGTTTCCCGACCTGATGGCAGCAGCTTTACAGAAGTTGGATATGGCGCTCTGGGCAGCTAATCAGGGCATCAGTACTGCACAGGGTTAA
- a CDS encoding M16 family metallopeptidase, which translates to MKKKCVSPLLLLYFLAFSLSAQDIPFSPDDIDIPYKAYVLDNGLRLIVHEDHKAPIAAVNVWYHVGSKDEKEGKSGFAHLFEHLMFNGSENFNDDYFQALERIGGTDLNGTTNTDRTNYFQNVPVTALDQVLWLESDRMGHLLGAIDQEKLDEQRGVVQNEKRQGENQPYGRQYDLITKTLWPEGHPYSWTVIGDMEDLDAASLEDVQEWFKTYYGPANAVVVVAGDVNPEEVHAKVRHYFGNISSGPTLAAQEVNIPRRFKESRQQYQDRVPEARIVQTWIMPEWGSEEASYLNLASDVLAAGKTSRLYKKLVYEDQTASYVYCYINPMELAGTFTIMANVKPGGTVEEVEQTINEVVAEFLENGPTEEEMQRVKSQHFANFIKGLERIGGFGGKSDILAQNAVYGDDPEYYKKTLKTISSATKEDILQTAQEWISEGKHTLICTPFPEYTVTGEEADRSSLPAMAEAKPVEFPDVQTATLKNGMKVMLAQRSGVPTLNFNLVIDAGYAADQFAKPGVASLAMNMMDEGTKNMDALEISEKMQMLGASINAGSDLDASYVGMSTLKQTLGESLELYSDIILNPAFPEEDFQRLKNQQIAGIQREKSQPVSMALRVMPKFLYGEDHAYSLPLTGSGDVETVEGFTRNDMIKFYDTWIKPNNSTMVVVGDISMQELTSQLEEKFAGWKKGEVPEKNIAKVNSGKSNVLYLMDRPESQQSVIIGGYLTEPYGDVDEIARQSMIKVFGGEFTSRLNMNLREDKHWSYGAMSLVWDAKGQRPLLAYAPVQTDKTKESLQEIIKEFQQVTGDKPITKEEFEKTKNNTILQLPGRWETNGSVAGSLNEMVKYGLDEDYYKNFDASVRNLSLEDVQSLTKKMLKPDQLQWFVVGDKEKIMKGLQEIGFDEVVEIDADGNPLQTANVKLDTGN; encoded by the coding sequence ATGAAAAAGAAATGCGTCTCCCCTTTGCTCCTGCTGTATTTTCTTGCCTTCAGCCTGTCGGCACAGGATATTCCCTTTAGCCCTGATGACATCGACATCCCCTACAAAGCGTATGTACTGGACAATGGTCTCCGACTCATCGTCCATGAAGACCATAAGGCGCCTATCGCCGCAGTGAACGTGTGGTACCACGTAGGTTCCAAGGATGAAAAGGAAGGCAAGAGCGGCTTCGCCCACCTCTTTGAGCACCTGATGTTCAACGGCAGTGAAAACTTCAACGACGACTACTTCCAGGCACTGGAACGTATCGGTGGTACCGACCTGAACGGCACCACCAATACAGACCGCACCAACTACTTCCAGAATGTACCCGTCACCGCTCTGGACCAGGTGCTCTGGCTGGAATCTGACCGCATGGGACACCTGCTTGGCGCTATTGACCAGGAAAAGCTGGACGAACAGCGGGGTGTGGTGCAGAATGAAAAAAGACAAGGCGAAAACCAGCCTTACGGACGACAGTATGACCTGATCACCAAAACATTATGGCCTGAAGGGCACCCTTACTCCTGGACAGTCATCGGAGATATGGAAGACCTGGATGCCGCTTCGCTGGAAGATGTGCAGGAGTGGTTCAAAACTTACTATGGCCCTGCCAATGCGGTAGTGGTGGTGGCTGGCGACGTCAATCCTGAGGAAGTACATGCAAAAGTGAGGCACTACTTCGGCAATATTTCCTCCGGCCCTACCCTGGCGGCACAGGAGGTCAACATCCCCCGCAGATTTAAAGAAAGCCGTCAGCAGTACCAGGACCGTGTGCCTGAAGCCCGTATCGTACAGACCTGGATCATGCCGGAGTGGGGCAGCGAGGAAGCTTCTTACCTCAACCTGGCCAGCGACGTACTTGCAGCCGGTAAAACATCCCGTCTCTACAAGAAACTAGTATACGAAGACCAGACAGCAAGCTACGTGTACTGCTACATCAATCCTATGGAACTCGCAGGCACTTTTACCATCATGGCCAATGTAAAACCCGGAGGTACCGTGGAGGAAGTGGAGCAGACCATCAACGAAGTGGTTGCTGAGTTTCTGGAAAATGGCCCTACCGAAGAGGAAATGCAGCGGGTAAAATCCCAGCACTTCGCCAATTTCATCAAAGGGCTGGAAAGGATAGGCGGCTTTGGCGGCAAATCCGATATCCTGGCCCAGAACGCAGTCTATGGGGATGATCCTGAGTATTATAAAAAGACCCTGAAAACCATCTCCAGTGCTACCAAAGAGGATATTCTACAGACTGCACAGGAGTGGATTTCCGAAGGCAAGCATACGCTGATCTGCACCCCCTTCCCTGAGTATACTGTCACCGGAGAAGAGGCTGACCGTTCATCCTTACCGGCTATGGCCGAGGCAAAGCCTGTTGAGTTTCCTGATGTGCAGACTGCCACGCTGAAAAACGGTATGAAGGTGATGCTGGCACAGCGTAGCGGAGTACCTACGCTTAACTTTAACCTGGTAATAGACGCGGGCTATGCTGCCGACCAGTTTGCCAAGCCCGGCGTTGCCTCGCTGGCCATGAATATGATGGATGAAGGCACAAAGAATATGGATGCTCTGGAAATCAGCGAGAAAATGCAGATGCTGGGTGCTTCCATCAACGCCGGTTCTGATCTGGATGCCTCTTATGTGGGTATGAGCACCCTGAAGCAGACCCTTGGAGAGAGCCTGGAACTGTACAGCGACATCATCCTGAACCCTGCTTTTCCCGAAGAAGATTTTCAGCGTCTGAAAAACCAGCAGATCGCAGGTATACAGCGAGAGAAGTCACAGCCGGTGTCTATGGCACTGCGGGTGATGCCTAAGTTCCTTTACGGCGAAGATCATGCCTATAGTCTTCCGCTGACTGGCTCCGGCGATGTGGAAACGGTAGAAGGTTTTACCCGCAATGACATGATCAAGTTCTATGACACCTGGATCAAACCCAATAATTCCACGATGGTGGTGGTGGGCGACATCAGCATGCAGGAACTCACCAGCCAACTGGAAGAGAAATTTGCCGGCTGGAAGAAAGGAGAAGTTCCCGAGAAGAACATTGCCAAAGTCAATTCAGGCAAAAGCAATGTACTCTATCTGATGGACAGGCCTGAGTCGCAGCAATCCGTGATCATCGGGGGTTATCTGACCGAACCTTATGGTGATGTAGATGAAATAGCCCGGCAATCCATGATCAAAGTGTTCGGAGGAGAGTTTACCTCCCGCCTGAATATGAATCTGCGGGAAGATAAGCATTGGTCCTATGGCGCCATGAGTCTGGTATGGGATGCCAAAGGTCAGCGCCCCTTGCTGGCTTATGCGCCTGTGCAGACAGACAAAACCAAGGAGTCTTTGCAGGAGATCATCAAAGAGTTTCAGCAGGTGACGGGAGATAAGCCTATCACCAAAGAGGAGTTTGAGAAGACGAAGAACAATACCATCCTCCAGCTTCCGGGAAGATGGGAAACCAACGGTTCCGTGGCAGGCTCACTCAATGAAATGGTCAAATATGGCCTGGATGAGGATTATTACAAAAACTTTGATGCCTCTGTACGCAACCTGAGCCTGGAAGATGTTCAGTCTTTAACCAAAAAGATGCTGAAGCCAGATCAACTGCAGTGGTTTGTGGTGGGTGACAAAGAAAAGATCATGAAAGGGCTCCAGGAGATCGGTTTTGACGAGGTGGTGGAGATTGATGCCGATGGCAACCCGCTTCAAACCGCCAATGTCAAGCTGGATACTGGGAATTAA
- a CDS encoding N-acyl-D-amino-acid deacylase family protein: protein MKKYQRSSDFSKILFSLICCILISIPMQAQTYDLLIRNARILDGTGNPWYMGDIGIKRGKIASIGQLTHARAKKSIDASGLYAAPGFIDVHTHVEESLPERPTAENFLYDGVTSIITGNCGGSEEHLGAFFKAMEAKGISVNLASLVGHNTVRNAVLGSSNRAPSAEEMQQMEALVAQAMEDGAVGLSTGLIYVPGTYAETEEVVALTKVAAKYQGTYASHIRNEGNKVFEAIDEALQIGKEANIPVEISHIKISSKKAWGRTDELLQKIEDYRAQGIDVTLDQYPYTASSTSLSVLLPSWAYSGGTDSLRTRLADAECRNKIKTEMLETLADMGFTDYSYAVVANCPWEEKYSGKSIAEINLMQGKAPGADQEAESIMDMMAQVEEGDRVQMVYHKMDENDVQSLMQYPFTMIARDAGVAEMGKGAPHPRAYGSCSRVLAHYVHDLGVVSLEDAIRKMTSLPAQRFQLRDRGLLQESKAADIVLFDPTKIKSPSTFESPHAYSEGMLYVIVNGEITVEKGKYKGARAGQILKGKGAR, encoded by the coding sequence ATGAAAAAATATCAGCGATCTTCTGATTTTTCAAAGATTTTGTTTAGCCTGATCTGCTGTATCCTTATCTCCATTCCCATGCAAGCACAAACCTATGACCTGCTGATTCGTAATGCCCGCATCCTTGATGGTACCGGGAATCCCTGGTACATGGGAGATATCGGTATCAAACGAGGAAAGATTGCTAGTATAGGCCAGTTGACCCATGCCAGAGCCAAAAAAAGTATTGACGCCAGCGGATTGTATGCTGCTCCTGGTTTTATAGATGTGCATACCCATGTGGAAGAGAGCCTGCCGGAACGGCCTACCGCTGAAAACTTTCTTTATGATGGTGTAACTTCCATTATTACCGGCAATTGTGGAGGTTCGGAAGAGCATCTGGGAGCTTTTTTCAAAGCCATGGAAGCCAAAGGAATATCGGTGAACCTGGCCTCACTGGTCGGACACAATACGGTGCGTAATGCCGTGCTGGGCTCCTCTAACCGCGCCCCCAGTGCCGAGGAAATGCAGCAGATGGAAGCTTTAGTGGCGCAGGCCATGGAAGATGGGGCTGTCGGACTTTCTACCGGACTCATTTATGTACCCGGTACCTATGCCGAGACTGAAGAGGTAGTGGCACTGACAAAAGTAGCAGCAAAATATCAGGGAACCTATGCTTCGCACATCCGCAATGAAGGCAATAAAGTGTTTGAGGCCATAGATGAAGCACTACAGATTGGCAAAGAAGCCAACATTCCGGTAGAAATTTCTCATATCAAAATATCCAGTAAAAAAGCCTGGGGAAGAACCGATGAACTGCTGCAAAAAATAGAAGATTATCGTGCGCAGGGTATAGATGTGACGCTGGATCAATACCCCTATACCGCCAGCAGCACCAGTCTGAGCGTATTATTACCTTCCTGGGCATATTCAGGCGGTACCGACTCGCTCCGAACCCGTCTGGCCGATGCTGAATGCCGAAATAAGATCAAAACAGAAATGCTTGAAACGCTGGCAGACATGGGCTTTACTGATTACAGCTATGCGGTGGTAGCTAACTGTCCGTGGGAAGAGAAATATAGCGGCAAAAGCATTGCCGAAATCAATCTGATGCAGGGCAAAGCTCCCGGAGCCGATCAGGAGGCGGAATCCATTATGGATATGATGGCTCAGGTAGAAGAAGGCGACCGTGTGCAGATGGTGTATCATAAAATGGATGAAAATGATGTGCAATCCCTGATGCAATATCCGTTTACCATGATTGCCCGCGATGCCGGTGTGGCAGAAATGGGTAAAGGGGCACCGCATCCCCGTGCCTATGGCTCCTGCTCAAGAGTTTTAGCACATTATGTACATGATTTGGGCGTGGTAAGCCTGGAAGATGCCATCCGCAAGATGACTTCTCTGCCTGCCCAGCGTTTCCAGCTCAGAGACAGAGGACTTTTGCAGGAAAGCAAAGCCGCTGATATCGTCCTCTTTGATCCGACAAAGATCAAAAGTCCTTCCACTTTTGAAAGTCCGCATGCCTATAGCGAGGGTATGTTATATGTGATTGTGAATGGAGAGATTACTGTAGAAAAAGGGAAGTACAAGGGCGCCAGAGCAGGACAAATCCTGAAAGGGAAAGGAGCCAGATAG
- a CDS encoding SDR family oxidoreductase, which yields MSNIKVKNQYEKRNPLDQYPKPPFPRQPQSAPGSVNKMNPLPDHGEESYQGFGRLKDRKALVTGGDSGIGRAAVIAFAREGADVAFNYLPSEEENAQEVVKLIEAEGRKAIPLPGDISDESFCKKLVEDAVQGLGGLDILVNNAGRQTSQQSIEEITTEQFDNTFKVNVYALFWICKAAIPHLEPGASIINTTSIQAFDPSENLLDYAPTKSSIVAFTKALAQQVAEKGIRVNAVAPGPFWTPLQPSGGQPQEKVEQFGSSTPLGRPGQPAEIAPMYVLLASQEGSYITGEVMGVTGGMMPA from the coding sequence ATGAGCAATATCAAAGTAAAAAACCAATACGAAAAGCGTAATCCACTGGATCAATATCCAAAACCACCTTTTCCCCGTCAACCGCAATCCGCACCCGGCTCGGTAAATAAAATGAACCCGCTGCCGGATCATGGTGAGGAAAGCTATCAGGGTTTTGGCCGCCTCAAGGACAGAAAAGCGTTGGTCACCGGAGGAGATTCCGGCATCGGACGTGCCGCAGTGATTGCCTTTGCCCGTGAAGGGGCAGATGTGGCTTTCAACTACTTGCCCAGCGAAGAAGAAAACGCGCAGGAAGTCGTCAAACTGATTGAAGCGGAAGGCAGAAAAGCTATCCCTTTACCGGGAGACATTTCGGACGAAAGTTTCTGTAAAAAACTGGTAGAGGATGCAGTCCAGGGATTGGGTGGACTGGATATTCTGGTGAACAACGCCGGTCGTCAGACCTCACAGCAGTCTATTGAGGAAATTACTACCGAGCAGTTTGACAATACCTTTAAAGTGAATGTCTATGCGCTGTTCTGGATATGCAAAGCAGCCATTCCGCATTTGGAGCCTGGTGCTTCTATCATCAACACCACTTCCATACAGGCTTTTGATCCTTCTGAAAACCTTTTGGATTATGCGCCTACCAAATCTTCCATCGTCGCCTTTACCAAAGCGCTGGCGCAGCAGGTAGCAGAGAAGGGGATACGAGTAAATGCCGTGGCACCGGGGCCTTTCTGGACACCCTTACAACCCAGCGGAGGCCAACCCCAGGAAAAAGTGGAGCAGTTTGGTTCTAGTACCCCTTTGGGACGTCCCGGCCAGCCAGCCGAGATTGCGCCTATGTATGTATTGTTGGCTTCCCAGGAAGGTAGCTACATTACCGGCGAAGTGATGGGTGTCACAGGCGGTATGATGCCAGCATGA
- a CDS encoding DUF3891 family protein: MIVNPTPQGWEIIFQRAHALLAAKLAYYLHEELRTDESLWLEMLSSIAEHDDGQQGWKGKNHLTEAGAPKDLTQQKYNLEQARSVVSESAQKSRWIALMASLHTYHLHHIFQGDSKELDAFLEEQLDYQKSLRRSLGINKEASERAYTIMRWCDECSLVLCKSQIPPQGRKLEIGKLPKNTPRFIFQLDNKFCITPWPFKSDSFEISLEYYSVEQLVFENDEELRQLLGHQSPEVRRWQMVKR; this comes from the coding sequence ATGATTGTCAATCCTACGCCCCAGGGATGGGAAATTATTTTTCAGAGAGCGCATGCACTGCTGGCGGCCAAACTTGCCTACTACCTGCACGAAGAGTTGCGTACCGATGAATCGCTCTGGCTGGAGATGCTGAGCAGCATTGCCGAACATGATGACGGACAACAGGGCTGGAAAGGAAAAAACCACCTGACCGAAGCCGGAGCGCCCAAAGACCTGACTCAGCAAAAATATAATCTGGAGCAGGCCCGAAGTGTGGTTTCAGAGTCAGCACAAAAGTCCCGTTGGATAGCTCTGATGGCTTCGCTGCATACCTACCACCTCCATCATATCTTCCAGGGAGATAGCAAGGAACTGGATGCTTTTCTGGAAGAACAGCTTGACTATCAGAAAAGCTTACGCAGGTCTTTGGGTATCAACAAAGAAGCAAGCGAGCGTGCCTATACCATCATGCGCTGGTGTGATGAATGTTCGCTGGTGCTTTGTAAGTCACAGATTCCACCCCAGGGCAGAAAGCTGGAAATTGGTAAGCTTCCTAAAAACACTCCCCGATTTATCTTCCAGCTAGACAACAAGTTTTGCATCACACCCTGGCCTTTTAAATCAGATAGCTTTGAAATATCCCTGGAGTATTATAGTGTAGAACAGCTTGTTTTTGAAAATGATGAGGAGCTAAGGCAACTGCTGGGCCACCAATCTCCTGAAGTCAGACGCTGGCAGATGGTAAAAAGGTAA
- a CDS encoding endonuclease domain-containing protein, with translation MPRHPYYAWLKPYARRLRNHSTPGEIRLWCEVLRARKFYGYQFNRQLSIGRYIADFACRKLSLVVELDGKSHQYKVEEDRIRDEFMQSLGYRVVRIAESEVMNNLDNVIRTLESYLPENKSE, from the coding sequence ATGCCCAGACATCCCTACTACGCATGGCTGAAGCCTTATGCGCGCAGGCTCCGTAACCATTCTACACCCGGTGAGATCAGGCTGTGGTGTGAGGTATTGCGCGCCCGCAAGTTTTATGGTTATCAATTCAACCGTCAGCTTTCCATAGGCAGGTATATTGCTGACTTTGCCTGTAGGAAACTAAGTCTCGTCGTGGAACTGGATGGCAAATCCCATCAGTACAAGGTAGAAGAGGACAGGATAAGAGATGAATTTATGCAAAGTCTGGGTTACAGAGTGGTGAGGATTGCCGAATCTGAAGTTATGAATAATCTGGACAATGTCATCCGTACTTTGGAAAGCTATCTTCCTGAAAACAAGTCTGAATGA